The following coding sequences lie in one Benincasa hispida cultivar B227 chromosome 6, ASM972705v1, whole genome shotgun sequence genomic window:
- the LOC120079952 gene encoding protein NSP-INTERACTING KINASE 1-like, giving the protein MGMKRIEATVSCLVASLLFWASAINGLLSPKGVNYEVQALMGIKASLQDPHGVLENWDGDSVDPCSWTMVTCSPESLVIGLGTPSQNLSGTLSSTIGNLTNLQIVLLQNNNITGSIPPELGRLSKLQTLDLSNNFFTGEIPSSLGHLRSLQYLRLNNNSLSGVIPMSLSNMTQLAFLDVSYNNISGPLPRFPSKTFNIVGNPLICATGSEAGCHGTTLMPMSMNLNTTQTGLPAVRLKSHKMALTFGLSLACLCLIVLVFGLFIWWRRRSNRPTFFDVKDREHEEISLGNLRRFQFRELQIATNNFSSKNILGKGGFGNVYKGILSDGTVVAVKRLKDGNASRGEIQFQTEVEMISLAVHRHLLRLYGFCNTPTERLLVYPYMSNGSVASRLKGKPVLDWGTRKRIAIGAARGLLYLHEQCDPKIIHRDVKAANILLDDYCEAVVGDFGLAKLLDHQDSHVTTAVRGTVGHIAPEYLSTGQSSEKTDVFGFGILLLELITGQRALEFGKAANQKGGILDWVKKIHLEKKLEVLVDKDLKGNYDRVELEEMVQVALLCTQYLPGHRPKMSEVVRMLEGEGLAGRWEASQRVDSTKCKPHDFSSSDRYSDLTDDSSLLVQAMELSGPR; this is encoded by the exons ATGGGAATGAAGAGAATTGAGGCTACTGTTTCCTGTCTTGTGGCTTCTTTATTGTTTTGGGCTTCTGCAATAAATGGCTTGTTATCTCCCAAAGGTGTTAACTATGAAG TTCAAGCTTTGATGGGTATAAAAGCTTCTCTTCAAGATCCCCATGGTGTGCTTGAGAATTGGGATGGGGATTCTGTTGACCCATGTAGTTGGACTATGGTTACTTGCTCTCCTGAAAGCCTTGTCATTGGCCT AGGAACTCCAAGCCAGAACCTGTCcggaactctttcttcaaccatTGGGAATTTGACTAACCTTCAAATTGT GCTGTTGCAGAACAACAATATTACAGGCTCAATTCCCCCAGAGCTTGGGAGACTCTCAAAGCTCCAAACACTTGATCTATCAAACAATTTCTTCACAGGGGAAATTCCTTCTTCTTTAGGCCATTTAAGAAGCCTACAGTACTT GAGGCTAAACAACAACAGTCTTTCTGGGGTAATTCCAATGTCTTTATCTAACATGACACAGCTTGCCTTTCT TGATGTGTCTTATAATAATATCAGTGGCCCTCTCCCTAGATTTCCCAGCAAAACATTCAA CATTGTTGGAAACCCTTTGATTTGTGCAACAGGGTCCGAGGCCGGTTGCCATGGTACAACTCTAATGCCCATGTCCATGAATTTGAACACTACACAAA CTGGTTTACCTGCCGTGAGATTGAAGAGTCATAAAATGGCCCTTACATTTGGCTTGAGCCTAGCTTGCCTATGTCTGATTGTTCTTGTATTTGGACTGTTCATATGGTGGAGAAGACGAAGCAATCGACCCACATTCTTCGATGTAAAAG ACCGAGAACATGAGGAAATTTCGCTTGGAAATCTGAGAAGGTTCCAATTTAGAGAACTTCAGATAGCAACAAACAACTTCAGCAGCAAGAACATACTAGGAAAGGGAGGTTTTGGAAATGTTTACAAAGGAATTCTTTCGGATGGAACGGTTGTAGCTGTTAAAAGACTCAAAGATGGGAATGCGAGTAGAGGCGAGATCCAGTTTCAGACTGAAGTTGAAATGATCAGCCTGGCCGTGCACCGTCATCTACTTAGGTTGTACGGGTTTTGCAACACACCGACCGAAAGGCTTCTTGTTTACCCATATATGTCGAATGGAAGTGTTGCATCGCGTCTCAAAG GAAAACCGGTTTTAGACTGGGGAACAAGGAAGAGAATTGCTATAGGAGCTGCAAGGGGATTGTTATACCTACATGAACAGTGTGACCCAAAGATAATACATAGAGATGTTAAAGCTGCAAACATATTGCTTGACGACTACTGCGAGGCGGTCGTTGGAGATTTCGGGTTGGCAAAGCTTCTGGATCATCAAGATTCACACGTCACAACTGCTGTGAGAGGCACTGTGGGACATATAGCTCCCGAGTATCTCTCCACTGGACAGTCGTCCGAGAAAACAGATGTTTTTGGCTTCGGAATCCTACTCCTTGAACTGATCACAGGCCAGAGAGCCCTTGAGTTTGGCAAAGCAGCTAATCAGAAAGGAGGCATCCTTGACTGG GTGAAGAAGATTCACCTGGAGAAGAAGTTGGAAGTGTTAGTGGACAAGGATCTGAAAGGCAACTATGACAGAGTTGAACTAGAGGAGATGGTTCAAGTGGCTTTGTTGTGCACACAATACTTACCAGGACATAGACCAAAAATGTCAGAAGTTGTCAGAATGCTTGAAGGAGAAGGGCTTGCTGGGAGATGGGAAGCTTCTCAAAGAGTTGACTCAACAAAGTGCAAACCCCATGATTTCTCTTCCTCAGACAGGTACTCTGATCTCACAGATGATTCATCATTGTTGGTTCAAGCCATGGAGCTCTCTGGTCCAAGGTGA
- the LOC120080010 gene encoding pentatricopeptide repeat-containing protein At3g02490, mitochondrial-like yields the protein MRHSWRLLRLRAHFRSQLRISSNSSHFQVLSHPNLQSLRSLSSLFPKHPVHHTASPPISDSHFKSIVKPIYGTPRTFSSEPAAEQESDRTVVVDIFSKSRDVDEIRKGLELNGTVISHGLVLEVLGKLESNPDCAIRFFDWVSGDYGEKLSSKSYNLMLGILGVNGLVKEFWDLNCNMKKKGYGISKTVRDKVLEKFEKDGLESEAEKLRDVFASGSIDRSPEKIGLIVYRLIRKNVWGEDVEQQLRDMSVSFSSDMVQMILEDLCTEPTKALIFFRWIDESGMFKHDKQTYNAMARVLGREDCIDRFWKVADEMRSHGYEMDVETFAKVLGRFCKRRMIEEAVNLYVFAMAGGNKPSADCLTFLLKKIAVSKHLDLDLFSRTLKIFSETGNVLTDSMVFAVLKSLTSVGRIGEFNEVFNVMKEYGYVSSGGLKRKVAYRLSRTGKSDEANDFMNSLEASGCNPDNKTWASLIEGHCAAGDLAKASDCIHKMVEKGGVSSAGYALDLIVNGYCQKKLETDASHLLVNLVDEKQLKPRHSTYKTLINKLLLRGKFKEALKLLGMMRNHEFPPFIEPFISYVSKFGTADDAIGFLKGMTSKKFPSTSVVLHLFEAFFQAGRHGDAQDFLSKCPGYIRNHADVLDLFYSMKPVEAPPPQKLAS from the coding sequence ATGAGACATTCATGGCGACTGCTTCGTTTACGAGCTCATTTTCGGTCTCAACTTCGCATTTCATCCAACTCCTCACATTTTCAGGTACTTTCCCATCCCAATCTGCAATCACTTCGCTCTCTATCGTCACTGTTTCCTAAGCATCCCGTTCACCACACGGCGTCGCCGCCCATTTCCGATTCTCACTTCAAGAGTATCGTAAAACCCATATACGGAACCCCTCGAACGTTCTCCTCCGAACCGGCGGCTGAACAGGAATCCGATCGTACTGTTGTGGTTGACATTTTCTCTAAATCTCGTGATGTGGATGAAATTAGGAAAGGTTTAGAGTTGAATGGTACTGTTATTAGTCATGGTTTGGTTTTGGAGGtattggggaaacttgagtcgAACCCTGATTGTGCTATCAGGTTTTTCGATTGGGTTTCCGGGGATTATGGTGAGAAACTTAGCTCCAAGTCGTATAACTTGATGCTGGGGATCCTAGGTGTTAATGGCCTTGTTAAGGAGTTTTGGGATTTGAATTGTAATATGAAGAAAAAGGGTTATGGGATATCAAAAACTGTACGGGATAAGGTATTGGAGAAGTTTGAGAAGGATGGATTGGAGAGTGAAGCTGAGAAGTTGAGAGATGTGTTTGCTTCAGGATCCATTGACAGGTCTCCGGAGAAGATTGGTTTAATCGTCTACAGACTTATCAGGAAGAATGTGTGGGGAGAGGATGTTGAGCAGCAATTGCGTGATATGAGTGTTTCATTTTCAAGTGATATGGTTCAGATGATATTGGAGGATCTTTGCACAGAACCAACAAAAGCATTAATATTTTTCCGATGGATTGATGAGAGTGGGATGTTTAAGCATGATAAGCAAACTTATAATGCCATGGCTAGGGTGTTAGGAAGGGAAGATTGTATTGATAGATTTTGGAAAGTAGCAGATGAAATGAGGAGCCATGGTTACGAAATGGACGTCGAGACATTTGCCAAGGTGTTGGGACGATTTTGTAAAAGAAGAATGATTGAGGAAGCTGTAAATTTGTATGTGTTTGCAATGGCTGGAGGTAATAAGCCTTCGGCGGATTGTCTTACTTTTCTGTTAAAGAAAATAGCAGTTAGTAAGCATTTAGATCTAGATCTATTCTCAAGGACATTGAAGATATTTTCAGAGACAGGTAATGTGTTGACGGATTCAATGGTTTTTGCAGTTCTCAAGTCTCTGACTAGTGTTGGTAGAATTGGAGAGTTCAATGAGGTTTTCAATGTAATGAAAGAGTATGGATATGTATCTAGTGGTGGTTTGAAGAGAAAGGTTGCATATCGACTCAGTAGGACTGGCAAAAGTGATGAAGCTAATGATTTCATGAATAGCTTAGAAGCTTCTGGATGTAATCCAGACAACAAGACCTGGGCATCTTTGATTGAAGGGCACTGTGCTGCTGGAGATCTTGCTAAGGCTTCTGATTGTATCCACAAAATGGTTGAAAAAGGAGGAGTCTCTTCTGCTGGATATGCTTTGGATTTAATAGTAAACGGCTACTGTCAAAAGAAACTAGAAACTGATGCTAGCCATCTGCTCGTCAATCTTGTCGATGAAAAGCAGCTAAAACCGCGCCATTCTACTTACAAAACATTGATAAACAAGCTACTGCTCCGAGGGAAATTCAAAGAAGCTTTGaaattgttggggatgatgagAAATCATGAATTTCCACCATTTATTGAACCATTTATCTCATATGTATCGAAGTTTGGAACAGCTGATGATGCCATTGGTTTCCTAAAGGGCATGACATCGAAGAAATTCCCTTCTACGTCAGTGGTTCTCCATTTGTTTGAAGCGTTTTTCCAAGCTGGAAGGCATGGGGATGCTCAAGACTTTCTTTCAAAATGCCCCGGTTACATTCGTAACCATGCTGATGTTTTGGATCTTTTTTATTCCATGAAGCCTGTAGAAGCTCCTCCTCCCCAAAAGCTGGCTTCTTAG